The following nucleotide sequence is from Rhodospirillales bacterium.
CCGGTCTCACCCCGCTTGACGAACATTTCGCAGGTTGGTTGCGCAAACAAAAAAAACCTGTGATTCTAGCCGTTAATAAAGGTGAAAACGAAAAAGCGATTGCAACCACAATCGGTGAAGCCTTTCGGCTAGGTCTTGGCGAACCCATCGGTATCTCCGCCGAACACGGCATCGGTATGGAAGAACTTTACCATGCGCTCGAACCTCTCATTTCCAAAACCGACACCACCAACGACGGTGAAGAAAATTCCCTCTCCTTTGAGGGAGAGGGTTGGGGTGAGGAGGGATTAGATGATCTCGAAGGCTGTGAAGATTTTACTTTCAATCAGGATGAAGACGATCCTGAAAAACCGCTTAAAATCGCCATTGTCGGCCGCCCCAATGTCGGAAAATCCACGTTGCTCAATTCCATCGTCAATGACCAGCGCGTCATGACCGGCCCCGAAGCCGGTATTACCCGCGATGCTATTGCTGTGGATTGGGATTATAAAGACCGCAGCTTCAAATTGGTTGACACCGCCGGTATGCGCAGGAAAAGCAAGGTTCAGGATAATATAGAGAAAATGAGCGTCGAAGATTCCATGCGCGCTATTCGCCTCGCTCAAATCGTCATCCTCGTCATCGACGGCAATGCGATTTTTGAAAAACAAGATCTCCAAATTGCCGAACATATCATCAATGAGGGCCGCGCGCTGGTTGTTGCCGTCAACAAATGGGATAGCGTGCGTGATCGTGATGAAGCCCTTGAAGAATTGGCATACAAGGCTGAAACTTCACTCGCCCAGCTCAAAGACATCCCCTACCAAACTATTTCAGCCCTTAACGGCAAGAATATCAACAAACTGCTTGATCGCTGTCTGGACACGTACACTATTTGGAACAAGCGTATCTCTACCGCCGGTCTCAACCGCTGGCTGGCAAAAATGGAAAGCCAAAATCCCGCTCCGCTGATCTCCGGACGTTCAAACCGTTTGAAATATATCACCCAGATTAAAACCCGTCCGCCGACTTTCGCCCTGTGGGTTGCCCGACCTGATAAGTTGCCTGAATCGCATAAACGATTCATTATCAATGGTCTGCGTCGTGATTACAAGATTCCCGGCGTCCCCATACGCCTGCTTGTACGCAAATCTAAAAACCCGTACGCAGAAACAAAAAAATAGTGATTGTGCCTAATTCTCAACTTCTTTTAAAGGATTGAAATAGAAAGAAGAACGAAACCCCGGCGAAAAGCCGGGGTCCATGGAATTTGACTATGTATCATATGGACCCCGCATCAAGTGCGGGGTTTCACGGGGTTTTGTATTTCGCTGAAAAGAAGAAAGTTGAGAATAGCGTTGATTATAGCTGTTTCTACGGTCATTTATAGATTTAGCTATAAATACGCCAAACATTGACTGCTAAAGTGGTATAGATCCTTGTTTTTTAACGTTTGATCAGGACCTGGTAGAAGAAGGGTTCGGTGGAGCCGGCGTTGTCGTAGTCAATGCAGCCTGCTTCCTGGCCTGCAGCCAAATCGATAGTTTCGGTCAGCGTAAACGTGCCGGTGAAGGCGGTGAAATCGACATCGCTTTCCGTGCCGGCGTAAGAGGCACCGAGCATGCGGTTGATTTGGGCGCAAATTGAGGTTTTGACGTTTGGCAGGATGATGAGCAAGTCGGGCGCGCCTGTGCCGACATCCAGTACGTCATTGGTGGCATTGAAAATCCATTCGCTGGCGTCATTGACGCCGCTGGGCGGGCTGGAATAGGTAAGGCCTGCGCCGCCTGCGTCGAACAGCTTACAATCGGTTATGGTACAGTTGGCGTTGTAGTAAGTGTCGGAGCCGTCTTCTGTATTGTCGCCATTGCTGTCATGCCAGAAAGACATATCGTTTTCAGAGACGCCGCGCAGGCGCATTTGCTGGATTCCGGCTTCGATGCTTTTGGCTGTGCGCAGGATCTGGCTGGCTTTGACGCGTTGCTGTTCAATATCGCCGCTTTGATCGACGGTTGATCCGCTACGGCTGAGCACCATTGTGAGCGCGGCGAGCAGTGCGACGGCGATGAGAATAAACCACAGGACATTTCCGCGTTCAGTGTACATGCTTTAAGCTCCTATCATGTTGTGTGTTTCGGTCCCAGTGTTTTGTGAGTTTTGAGATTGGGCGGTTTCAACGCGCCGACGGGCGTAGCGGGCGGCGAGGGAGGCCATGTCCTGGTCAGTGGCGGATTCGTAGATTTGCAAGATTTCTTCGAAGCGGCGCGGGACGCCGGTGCTAATCTCTTTTGTTACAGTTTTTGCGTCTTGTCCGACTTTTGCAACCCAGATGACACCGCCTGCATTGACGATATAATCAGGGCAATAAAGCATATCCAGGTCGTGCATGAGGCGGCTTTGGTGGCCACCGGATTGATCTTGTTGCTGGTTGTTGGCGGCGCCGCAGACGATTTGTACGTCTGCGGTTTTGAGGCGTTTGATGTTGGTGTCCGTTAATGTGCCTCCAATGGCGTTGGGTGCGAAGATGTCTGCTGGTGCATCGTAAATTTCATTAAGGCCGACACGTACAACCTGTACGCCTTTAGTTTCGAGATCTTCAAATACGGAATCGACGACGTCGCAGCCTGTAAGAATTGCGCCTTGTTCGTGGAGATATTGCGCGAGTGCGCCGCCTACATTGCCAAGGCCTTGCATTGAGATATGCACATCTTTAAGGTTTTCTTTGCCGAGCTTGTGGCGGGCTGCGATTTTCATGCATTCGAATACACCGATGGCGGTCAGGGGAGAGGGCGTGCCGCCAACGACATCAGGAGAGGGCGCGGTGCCGCCTTTAATCCATCTGGTTGTTTCGAGCAGTTTATTCATGCTGGTTTCATCCGTGTTCATGTCTTCAGCACCGAAATAGACGGGTGTGCCTGCGTTGATGATGTTGAGCCCTTGCGCAAATATAGCCAGTATTTCATCGGTTGGGTGGCGCAGATCGGCAGATGGGGCCATGATTACGCTTTTGCCGCCGCCGTGGTCAAGGTTTCCGGCGGCATTTTTCCAGGTCATGGCCTCGGAGAGGCGTAAAACATCTGTCAGCGCCGTATTTTCATCTTCGTAATATTTGAAGCGGATGCCGCCCAAGGCTGGTCCGAGAGCTGTGTTGTGGATGCCAACAAAAGCGGTGATATTTTGCTCTGGCGCGTGGATTTTATAGATTTTTTCATGGTCCATATATTGGGGGTGAGACGCAGCAGAAATTTCTGTGACGTCTATGTTTTCCGGTTTGATGTGGGGCGAAGCTTTTGTATTTTGCATGATTCTTACTTTTATATAATTATTTTAATGGGTTAAGAGGCCATAAAATGGCTTTATGCGCAAGTAAAATCCTGAAAAATCTAGAAGAGTAGAACGTAGGAAAATATTACAAAATTCATCTTTAAAATTAAAGAAATTCATATCGAATTTTATTTACTTTCTCTTTAGATTTTATATGTTATGTTAAATATATAGGGTAAGTGATCAGTAACTCCGGTGTGATCCTTTCCTTCAATTGGTAGAAAGACCAGTGATTTAGGGACAAATTGGCTTCTTTTGAGACGAGAAGCCGGAATTGGGCAAGGGAAGGCCCGCTTAATAAAAAATTAGGGTTCGTGTCTGAAAACGTTCAGACAAAAGGTTTTAAAAATATTTTTGGTTTATCTCTTATGTCATGCGCACTGGCCTGTATGATGAGTTTGGGAATTGTGTTGCCCCATTTTATTCCCGGACAAAAAAGCATACAGGCTTTTTTTTTGCCCGTTTACGGGCTATTTTTATGTCTGCAATATTTTAAAAACAGTGAGCGCGTGATCCATGAAAAAGTTAGTATTTGTATTTTCTTTCCTGCTTATTGCCTTTAGCCCCGTAGTCGTTTGGGCCGAAGATAAAGCAGAAGAGGTGCCTAAGAAGAATGAAGTTTTAGAAGCGGCCGATGCGTTCATGAAAGATCTGGATGAGCGAAGCCAACGGCATTTTAGTATTATGTATGGAAATTATAATCTTATCAAGGTCGTTGAATCGGTGCGTGATCATGTGGGGATGGCGGTGGAAGCTTGCGGTGAGACTAACCCGGATATGAAAGAGCCTCTGGAAACGCGTTTTGATGAATGGAAAGCGGCGATTAAGCCGATTATGGAAGAGGCTGATGCAAATGTCGGTAATATGATTTTGGCGCAGGAATATGCGAAGCCGCGTGAGATTAAGAAATTTTTTAAGCTGGTTGATACGGTGCGCAAGGATAAAGACAAGGAGGTTGAAAAAGTTCCGGTGACGTCGCCTGAGGCGTGTCAGACTTTGTTGGAAAATATGGATAAGACTCAGCCTGAAATGACCCGGCTTTTGAAAACAACTTTGGTAAGTTTGCCGATGGTCATGCAGCAGCAGGATCAGGAGCAAAAGGAAGAAGAAGCCAGAGTAGCGGCGGAGAAAGAGGCTGCGGAGAAAGAAGCGGCGGAGAGAGCAAAGGCGGAAGAAGAAGCCGGTGAGGCTGAGACCAGATGATAGCCAAGAACAGCGCCGTTTGTAAAAAAGCCGTATACGCATGAGAATCCTTCAAGTTATGGCCGGGGCGGAGCATGGCGGGGCGGAAACAGCTTTTGTCGATATGTGTCTGGCGTTGCATGAGGCCGGGGAAGTGGTTGAAGTAGCAACCCGGGCCAATGATATTCGGGTGCCTCGTTTGCAAAAAGCCGGAATCCCGGTGCATATATTGCCGTTTGGCGGGGCAGTGGATGTTTATACAGGCGCGCGTTTGCGCAAAATTATCCAAAAATTCAGGCCTGATATTGTGCAAAGCTGGATGAGCCGGGCACCGTCGAAGGTGCCGCGCTGGAAGGCTTCGATGGGGTGTCCGCGTTATGTGCATGTCGCGCGGCTGGGCAGTCCATACAAAATGAAGTATTTCAAAACGGCGGAGTATTTTGTTGCGATTACGCCGTTGATACGTGAGCACATATTGGCGCATGGTGTGGTCGGGGATCATGTCGTTCATATCAATAATTTTGCGGAGGTCGAGCCTGTTACGCAGGCCATTAACCGGGCTGATTTCGATACGCCGGAAGGCGCCCCGTTGGTGCTGGGGTTAGGGCGGCTGCATCCGGATAAGGCGTTTGATACGTTGATTGAAGTCGCGGCGGCGCAGCCGGATTTGTATGTGTGGATTGCTGGAGAAGGGCCGCAGCGCGCGGAGCTGGAGAGTTTAATTGAAAAGCTTGGCGTGGGGAATCGTGTGAAGCTTTTGGGATGGCGCACTGACCGGGCGGCTTTGTTGCGGGCGGCAGATATTTGTGCGTTTATTTCGCGCGATGAAGGGTTTGGTACGGTGTTTGTGCAGGCCTGGGCGCAGGGCATACCGGTGGTGGTGTGTGAGGCCGACGGGCCGCGTCAGTTTGTTCGTCACGAAGAAGACGGGTTGATGGCGCCTATTGATGACGTGGAGGCGATTGGGGCGTATATCCGGCAGTTGATTGAAGAGCCGGACTTGGTGGAGCGTTTGGTGCGCGGCGGTCATGCGCGCTATGAAGCTGAATTTACCAAGCAGGCGAGTTTGCAGGGGTATTTGCAATTTTATCACGATATTCTTGAGCGTGAAGGTCTCTTGGGTCGTTAACAGAGTTATGGCCGCTGGGGTGCGCGTTAACCTTTTGTTAACCATTTGATTTCATTGAAAAAAGTTTGAAAAATGTGTAGTTCTGTGGCATACTGCACTTAACTTAACCGTCATGCGCGAAAAGAGCATGAAAACTATATAATGGAAACAAGTGGTTAAGGTGGCGATATATATATAGAGTAAACGGCCCATAAAACGATAAAAAAGCAGGGTCGGCTTAAAAAAATAAAGAGGGGTGATTATTTGGCGGACTTAACTCCCAAAATTCAATTGATTGAAGAAAAGCTTCAGGGGCTTGGTTTGCTTACGCCTGCTCAAGTTGATGGCGTGGCAGATGAGGCGTTTGTCGATGCGCGGGATAAGGCGGTGCGGTTTTTGGCGGCGTTTTTGGATATG
It contains:
- a CDS encoding glycosyltransferase, which encodes MRILQVMAGAEHGGAETAFVDMCLALHEAGEVVEVATRANDIRVPRLQKAGIPVHILPFGGAVDVYTGARLRKIIQKFRPDIVQSWMSRAPSKVPRWKASMGCPRYVHVARLGSPYKMKYFKTAEYFVAITPLIREHILAHGVVGDHVVHINNFAEVEPVTQAINRADFDTPEGAPLVLGLGRLHPDKAFDTLIEVAAAQPDLYVWIAGEGPQRAELESLIEKLGVGNRVKLLGWRTDRAALLRAADICAFISRDEGFGTVFVQAWAQGIPVVVCEADGPRQFVRHEEDGLMAPIDDVEAIGAYIRQLIEEPDLVERLVRGGHARYEAEFTKQASLQGYLQFYHDILEREGLLGR
- a CDS encoding Glu/Leu/Phe/Val dehydrogenase, with translation MQNTKASPHIKPENIDVTEISAASHPQYMDHEKIYKIHAPEQNITAFVGIHNTALGPALGGIRFKYYEDENTALTDVLRLSEAMTWKNAAGNLDHGGGKSVIMAPSADLRHPTDEILAIFAQGLNIINAGTPVYFGAEDMNTDETSMNKLLETTRWIKGGTAPSPDVVGGTPSPLTAIGVFECMKIAARHKLGKENLKDVHISMQGLGNVGGALAQYLHEQGAILTGCDVVDSVFEDLETKGVQVVRVGLNEIYDAPADIFAPNAIGGTLTDTNIKRLKTADVQIVCGAANNQQQDQSGGHQSRLMHDLDMLYCPDYIVNAGGVIWVAKVGQDAKTVTKEISTGVPRRFEEILQIYESATDQDMASLAARYARRRVETAQSQNSQNTGTETHNMIGA
- the der gene encoding ribosome biogenesis GTPase Der, coding for MFTLALVGRPNVGKSALFNRLAGKKLAIVDDTPGITRDWRSAEGALFDHTLRIIDTAGLEESFDDSIQGRMRQQTEAALKNADAVLFIIDGRAGLTPLDEHFAGWLRKQKKPVILAVNKGENEKAIATTIGEAFRLGLGEPIGISAEHGIGMEELYHALEPLISKTDTTNDGEENSLSFEGEGWGEEGLDDLEGCEDFTFNQDEDDPEKPLKIAIVGRPNVGKSTLLNSIVNDQRVMTGPEAGITRDAIAVDWDYKDRSFKLVDTAGMRRKSKVQDNIEKMSVEDSMRAIRLAQIVILVIDGNAIFEKQDLQIAEHIINEGRALVVAVNKWDSVRDRDEALEELAYKAETSLAQLKDIPYQTISALNGKNINKLLDRCLDTYTIWNKRISTAGLNRWLAKMESQNPAPLISGRSNRLKYITQIKTRPPTFALWVARPDKLPESHKRFIINGLRRDYKIPGVPIRLLVRKSKNPYAETKK